A window of Haloarcula marismortui ATCC 43049 genomic DNA:
GTACATGATGCGCCGGACGGACGTGTTCGTCCACTTCGGCCACTCGCCGATGAAAGAATCGGACAAGATCATCTACGTCCCGCTGTTCTCCAACGTCGACGTCTTCCCCATCATGGAGCAGGCCCGCGAGGAACAGCTCGCCGACCCCGAAGACGACCCTGATGTGGGGCTCGTGACAACGGCCCAGCACATGAACAAGTTCGACGAAATGCGCGAGTGGCTGGAAGAGCGTGGCTACACGGTCCACACGCGGCGCGGCGACGAGCGACTGACCCACGAAGGACAGGTGCTCGGCTGTAACTACGCCAGTGCCGACGTTGACGCCGACCAGATGCTGTATGTCGGTGGCGGGAAGTTCCACCCGCTTGGGCTGGCGATGGAGCACCCGGAGAAACACGTCGTCATCGCCGACCCCGTCAACAACGTCGTCACCGTCGCCGACACGGAGAAGTTCATGAAACAGCGCTACGGCGCGGTCCACCGCGCGATGGACGCCGAGTCATGGGGCGTCATCTTCTGCACCAAGATCGGCCAGGGTCGCTGGGATCAGGCCGAGGAAATCGTCGAAAACAACGAAAACGCCTACCTCATCACCATGGACGAGGTGACACCGGACCGGCTGACGAACTTCGGGATGGACGCATACGTTAACACCGGCTGTCCCCGAATCACCACCGACGACGGCCCACAGTTCAAGAAGCCGATGCTCACGCCCGGCGAGTACGAAATCGCTATCGGCGAGAAACCACTGGACTCCCTGGAGTTCGACACCTTCCACGGCACCTGGTGATCCATGGGCCGGAGGGTCGAAAACGAACAGCTTACAATCGCTGCCGTCGGCGCAATAGAGCGAGAGACGCTTGAACTCGCCGTAGATGCCGTCGATGAACACATCCCGCTGACGCCACGCGTTGATCATAGGCAGTTTCACACCGACGGAATCCCCGATAGCGCCCAGTCTACCGATGACAGTGATCAGTACGACGCGGTTGAGCTGGCGAAATACGTAGCCAGTGAGACGGATGGCGGCCGAACGCTTGTTGTGACGAATCAAGATGTCTCACAAGGCCGGCGGCAGTCGCTGTTCGGAATTGGAATCCGATACGGCCGGGCATCGTTACTCTCGACGTTCCGTCTGGGTGAGAACAAGTTCGACGACCGGGTTCGAAAACTGGCTGTCAGTGAGGTCGGGTACATGCTGGGGCTTGAGCTCTGTCCAAACGAGCAGTGCCCGTACAGGAGAGCAGACTCAGTTGCGACGCTGGATGCGGTCGACGAGTCTCCCTGTGAGGCCTGCCAGACGAAACTTGCCGAGGCCATCACATCTGGCGATGCGACAACGGACTCCGAGTCGGCAGAGAATAGACCCACGGAGAAATCGGTGAGCCAATCAGATAACGGACCACAAGATAGTTCGACGGATGAATTGACACACCTCCTCGCTGGCACTGCTCGCTTCTGGGTGTCAGTACTCGGCTACGGGGTCGCATTCATCGTGACGCTGCTTGTTCTGATTGGTCTGCTCGAAGAAGTCGTCGGACTCGCCATCACGGATTCAGATGCAGCTACCTGGGTCATTGTCGTCATCACTGCTGCTGTTGCATGGGTCGTCTACAGGAACTGTCGAGCGGTTATCAAGGGACTCAGCCGTATAGTTGTCGAGAGCATCCGGTAATCTACGCGCCGAGAAATATCTGTGCGATACCTGTCAGCCAGAGAAACACAGCCAGCGAAATGACTGCAACGGCGATGCCGAGCAGCCCGTTTTTCGCAAGCACGAACCGTCGCTCCCGGAGCAGTTCGTCCGGATCTTGGTCGGAGAGGAAAAACAACCCATCGCGGCCAGTTAATACGAGCGGTTTCGATTGCTCCCCGGACAACGAGTTGTCCAGTTCAGCCGTCCCGTACGCATACACGGTATCGCCGGGTTCGATGTAGGCCATCTCATAACGTCGGTCGTCACCGGCCCGCAGGTCCGGGATTTGCCAGTCGCGCTCAAAGCGCGCCAACTTGTCGTCAGGCGAGGTGTGGCTCTTGCGCTTCTCGTTCCAGCGACGGTCCTCGGAAACATGGAAGTCGAACTCCGCGTTGCAAACCCGGACTGAGCCCTCATCAGTTACAATGTCGAACGGCACCGCTTCCGATTTGTTGACGTGTGTCCTGCTCGAATCACTTCCCGCGTCCTCAATTGTGAGTTCGTAGGCAACACATGCCTCACAGTCGTACAGTGTTCCGATATGTCGACCAGCAGGTTCGATGCGACCCCGGACTGCTGTCGGACCAGCAGCAATTGAATCGAGTTCCGAAAGCGGTGTCGTTCGAATTGCGTGCTCTTCCTCATAGCGGTCAAATCCCATCAGTATTGATCCGATTCCCCAGAGAACACCAAACCCCGAGAGCGCCAGAATACCGAGATACAACAGAATGCCAAACAGCATCAGTTTTGAAGACGGTCACGTACGGAGAATTCCCCTTTTGCAGCCTCGTCAGCCTCAAACGAGTCACGAGGCTTGTATCCTCTATGGGCCGCGAGATACCGCTCTGGGATCTGTTGTAACAGCGCGTTGTACCGTCTCACAGTGTCGTTGTAATACTCCCGACGGTTTTCCAATCGCTGCTCGATGGTTTCGAGAGCATCGCGAACGTCATCGAATTTCTCGTCGGTCCGCAGTTCTGGCGTCTCCTCGGCAATCGAGTAGAACTCGCGGACGGATTCTCGGATGTCAACTTGGGCCATCGCTGCCTCCGCAGGAGTGCTTGCATCAATCGCGCTCTCGCGAGCCTCAACCATGCCAGCGAGAACGTTCTGCTCCATGGACATATATTCGTCAGCGATTTCGATGAGGTTTCCGACCTGGTCGTGACGGCGCTGAAGTAGCACTTCGACGTTCCCCCAGGCAGCGTCACAACTCTCGCGGGCCTCGACAAGATTGTCGTGTGCCCGTCGAAAGTACGAACCGATCAACCAGACAGTGAGGAGGACACAGAACCCCCCAACAATGTATCCATATAGCGTCATATTCTTTCAGGTCATCTGCCACCAACATATAATTTTACCCATCTATTCGAAGACAGAAATAGCACGGTGAACCGAAATAAAGTGTACCTTGACTGGAATACAACTCCCAATCTTGGTGGACTCTACCTCGGCCCGCGTATCTATCAAATCAGTGTGGATAAGAATCATATATGATAACAGAGAGCGTACAGTCTTGTAGCCTGCCACCGCACCACACGTATGGCTTCTACGGAGGACACTGCTCTCTTCCGCGACGTTTTCCAGGCGAATCCGGACCCGATTATGATCCACGACGCTGACACCGGGATAGTCGTCAGGGCTAACGAGGCAGCGGGCGCGTTGCTCGGGCGTCCCCCGGCGGATATCGTCGGGATGCACGTCGGCGAGTTTAGCCCGCCGGGGTTCTCGACAGCAGACGCAAACGCCCTGATTACGGAGGCAGCCACATCGGGGTCGGCACAGGTCGAGTGGACGACACGGGGCCCGGACGGCGAGAGCCGGCGGGTCGAAGTGTCGCTCGAACGCGCCGTCATCGGCGACACAACCCGCGTTGTGGCGTTCATTCACGACGTGACCGAGATCCGCCAACAGGAGCGCAAACACACTGAACGGAGCAAGCAACTCCAGACGCTGATGGAGAACCTCCCGGTCGTCGTGTTCACGCTTGACCCCGATGGCGTCTTTACGTACTCGGCCGGAAAGGGGCTGGACGGACTCGGGATAGAACCCGGCGAACTCGAAGGGATACCGGTGTATGAGGTCTATAAACAGTATCCGGAAATCATCGAGGCTGTTGAACAAGCTCTCGATGGCGAAGAGGTTCGCGTGACACAGGAGGTCAATGACCTCGTCTTCGAGACGTGGTATCGGCCGGTGTTCGACAATGACGGCGATCTAACGCAGGTGGTCAGCGTCGCCCGCGACATCACTGACCTCAAACGGCGCGAAGCACGCATCGAAACACTCAGCGAGGCGACGAACGAACTGCTGTACACCCGCACGGAGCGCGCGGTCGCGGACACGGTGACACAGATCGCACAGCACATCATCGACCAGCCACTGGCGGCGATGTGGTCCTACAACAGCGACGACGATACCCTCTATCCGATTGGTGCAACAAGCGAGGCGGCAGACTTCGCGGCGGTGGAGACGGCGTCTGACCTCTCACCGATGGGTCCCGAAAGCGACGAAAACCGCCTGTTTCACGATGGCAGTCCGACCGTCGTCGAGGACTATCAGGCGCTGTCGAACCCATCAGCGCCCCAGGCACCGCTACGGACGGTGTTGTTTCTCCCGCTTGAGGACTATGGAATGTTGTGTATCGGTTCGCCAACTGTCGAGTCCTTCGACAGCCACGAGCGGTTCC
This region includes:
- the dph2 gene encoding diphthamide biosynthesis enzyme Dph2; translation: MSQERTDGDLRNTGLSLKHDREWDYELDRIVEAVEERDAEKVGLQFPEGLKRRGPAVADDLREELPDDVTVLLSGQPCYGACDLDTYMMRRTDVFVHFGHSPMKESDKIIYVPLFSNVDVFPIMEQAREEQLADPEDDPDVGLVTTAQHMNKFDEMREWLEERGYTVHTRRGDERLTHEGQVLGCNYASADVDADQMLYVGGGKFHPLGLAMEHPEKHVVIADPVNNVVTVADTEKFMKQRYGAVHRAMDAESWGVIFCTKIGQGRWDQAEEIVENNENAYLITMDEVTPDRLTNFGMDAYVNTGCPRITTDDGPQFKKPMLTPGEYEIAIGEKPLDSLEFDTFHGTW
- a CDS encoding cytochrome-like protein; this encodes MGRRVENEQLTIAAVGAIERETLELAVDAVDEHIPLTPRVDHRQFHTDGIPDSAQSTDDSDQYDAVELAKYVASETDGGRTLVVTNQDVSQGRRQSLFGIGIRYGRASLLSTFRLGENKFDDRVRKLAVSEVGYMLGLELCPNEQCPYRRADSVATLDAVDESPCEACQTKLAEAITSGDATTDSESAENRPTEKSVSQSDNGPQDSSTDELTHLLAGTARFWVSVLGYGVAFIVTLLVLIGLLEEVVGLAITDSDAATWVIVVITAAVAWVVYRNCRAVIKGLSRIVVESIR
- a CDS encoding LemA family protein, yielding MTLYGYIVGGFCVLLTVWLIGSYFRRAHDNLVEARESCDAAWGNVEVLLQRRHDQVGNLIEIADEYMSMEQNVLAGMVEARESAIDASTPAEAAMAQVDIRESVREFYSIAEETPELRTDEKFDDVRDALETIEQRLENRREYYNDTVRRYNALLQQIPERYLAAHRGYKPRDSFEADEAAKGEFSVRDRLQN
- a CDS encoding PAS domain-containing sensor histidine kinase, whose protein sequence is MASTEDTALFRDVFQANPDPIMIHDADTGIVVRANEAAGALLGRPPADIVGMHVGEFSPPGFSTADANALITEAATSGSAQVEWTTRGPDGESRRVEVSLERAVIGDTTRVVAFIHDVTEIRQQERKHTERSKQLQTLMENLPVVVFTLDPDGVFTYSAGKGLDGLGIEPGELEGIPVYEVYKQYPEIIEAVEQALDGEEVRVTQEVNDLVFETWYRPVFDNDGDLTQVVSVARDITDLKRREARIETLSEATNELLYTRTERAVADTVTQIAQHIIDQPLAAMWSYNSDDDTLYPIGATSEAADFAAVETASDLSPMGPESDENRLFHDGSPTVVEDYQALSNPSAPQAPLRTVLFLPLEDYGMLCIGSPTVESFDSHERFLLEILASTGAAALNRVERETRLKSKQAELERSNEALQQFAYIASHDLQEPLRMVSSYVDLLDSEYGDDLDDEAAEYMAFAVDGARRMQEMVNALLRYSRVETNSGDFEETDPEAVLDRTLDALRMRIEEVDATITAESLPPVEADPNQVGQVFQNLLDNAIEYAVEAGIEPRIEVSADRDDDDVVFTVSDNGPGIPAADHEEVFDIFHRAGAHDTDGTGIGLAVCQRIVLRHDGRIWVEPSDNGAMFKFTLPAVTEVSGDD